The Hyalangium ruber genome includes the window CCTGGAGGGTGCCGTCGCGCGACTGCAGGGTGCGGATGAGCGCCAGCGTCTCCGCGTTGGCCTCGGCATCCTGGATGAGCTGGATGGCGTAGGTCGGCGTCTTGACGGTCTGGATGGCCCGGTGCAGCTTGTAGTCATCCAGGAAGTCGCTGTTCCACTGGATGCTCGCGGTGGCAGCGGAGATGTGGTTGCGCAGCGCGCTCAGCTCGGTGGCGCTGCCGTAGACGAGATAGGCGTTGTTGGGGATGTACGTGACCACCTTGACGCCAGTGGCCTCGAGCGCCTGGTACCACTCGGTCTTGATGGGACCGGCGAACTGCACCAGGTGCAGGCGCTTGCCGCTGGAGGGCAGCTTCATGCCGCGCAGCGACTGGCCGTGCTCCGAGGCGGTGTTGATGACGCCCGCGTTCAGCAGCAGGTCGTCATAGTCATCGCGCAGCTCCACGCCGGCCTCTTCCGGCAGGGAGGCCAGCGCCTTGTCATCGACCTGAACCAGCTTGTAGGCGCCGTAGTCGGCGATCAGCTGGACGCTGGCGCCGCGCTGCTCGAGCTGCGCGGCCTGCTCCGCGGTGAGCTGCACCTTGTGAGAGGCCGGGTTCGGGCGGTAGCCCTCGGGCTCCGGAGTCCCGGACGCGCTGCCCGAGCCCTCGCAAGCCACCATCGCCAATAGCCAAAGCGCCCCGAGCACACGCGTGCCCATGGCGCGACCGCCCGTTCCGGGAGGCCGGGTCGAAGAAATCCTCATCTATGTCCCCGAGTTGCGAACGCTCCTCCGCGTGCGGGAGAAGAGCGCTGCTGTGAATTCGGCGCCGTGGGAGATCTCGGAAAGAGAAATCCGCAAGGTCGCACGCAAAAAACCAGTAACACGAAAAGCGTCGAATTTTCAAATGGTCAACATTTGCCAGCAACATCAAATCGCGCAGCGCGGCATGGCTTGAAAAAGGAAAAACATGTCTTGGCTGATAACCCTGTCACCTAAGCGGTTGAACTCGCTCAACCTCACGGGTTTTGCTGGGATGAACGAGTGGGCAGTCGGGTGCATTCGGGCATCGACGCCACGGGGCTGAAGCGCCTATGCATCGAGGCATGAAGCCCGTCGGCGCGCACTTGCGCGGCCCATACCTCGCCTGGGGGCTTGGCCTGGCGCTGCTGGGAGTGGTGGCCGGCGCCGCGCTCCGGGCCACCGTCGCCGAGGTGCGTACGCCCGTGGCGCTCGCGGACGTGGCGTATACGGGCTCCGCGTCGTGCCGGCCGTGCCACCCGGACCACTACGCGAGCTGGCGGCGCACCTTCCACCGGACGATGACGCAGGAGGCCTCGCCCACCGCGGTGCTGGGGGACTTCAGCGGCGTGAGCTTCACGTACGCGGGGGTCACCTCGCGCTTCCTGCGCGAGGGCGAGGGCTTCGTCATCGAGACGCTGGACGGGCAGGGCCAGCTGCGCCGGCAGGCCGTGGCGCGTACCGTGGGCTCCCGGCGCGTGCAGCAGTACCTGGTACGTGAGGACGACCGCTTCATCCGCCTGCCGGTGGCCTGGGACATCGCGCAGCGGCGTTGGTTCCACCTCACGGGTGGTTTCCTGGATCCAGATGGCACGGACTTCAACGCGCACCGCGCGCTGTGGAATGCCAACTGTATCTTCTGTCACAACGTGAAGGCGCAGCCCGGCTACGACTGGGAGCGATCCCGGTTCGACAGCCACGTGGCGGAGCTCGGCATCGCCTGTGAGGCCTGCCATGGGCCCGGCACCGAGCACGTGGCCCGCAACGCCTCGCCGCTGCGCCGTTATTACCTGCATGCCTCCGAGAAGGAGGACCGGTCGATCGTCAACCCGCTGCGCCTGGATGCGCTGCGGCGCATTCAGGTCTGTGGCCACTGCCACGGCCAGCGCCTGCCGTCTCCGGTCAGTCGCATCCGCCAGTTTCTCTCCGAGGGCGATCCGTACACCGCGGGGGAGGACCTCTCCACGTACACCCGGCCGCTCTACCGCGAGAGCCACTTGGAGGGAGTGAATGTGGCGCTGCGCTTCTGGAAGGACGGGACGCCGCGACTCACCGCCTATGAGTACCAGGGGCTGCTGCTGACCAAGGACTTCCAGCGCGGCGGGCTGACGTGCCAGCACTGCCACACCATGCATGGAGGCGACCCCAAGGGGATGATCACCCAGGCCATGCGCGGGCCCGCGGCCTGCCAGAGCTGTCATCCGGCCATCGTCGCGCGCGCCGCCGAGCACAGCCGGCACCGCGAGGGCTCCTCGGGCACGGACTGCTACGCCTGTCACATGCCGAAGGTGACCTACGGAATCCTGGAGGTGCATCCCACGCATCGGATCCAGGTGCCGGACCCCGCGCGCGCCTGGTGGCACGAGATGCCGGAGGCCTGCACGCTCTGCCACACCGACCGGAGCGCGCGGTGGGCGGAGCAGACCCTGCGCGAGCAGCAGGGGCGGGCGCCCGCCGAGGATCTGCCGACGGATCCAGCCTTCGAGGTGGCCGAGAGCGTGCGCACGCTCCTCTCGGGGGATGTGGTGCAGCGCGCGGTGGCGGCGTCGGCGCTCGGGGATGAGCGCAGCGCCATGACGCAGCCGGTGGCGCGGCTGTGGGCCGTTCCGTTCCTCGTGCAGGCGCTCGAAGACAACTATCCCTCGATCCGCCGCATGGCGTGGCGCTCGATCGAGACGCTCGTGGCCCGCGCCGGAGAGGCACGGCCCGAGCTCACGAGCTCCGCCGCGCGGCTTCCGCGCTTCGATCCCCAGGCCTCCGCCGAGGAGCGCGCCCGCGTGGTGCAAGCCTGGCGGCAGTGGTGGGCGGCACTGGACACGCGTGATATTCCGCGCCCCGATGCGGCGGTCCCACTGGATGCCTCGTTGGAGCCGCTCCCCACGGTCATCGAGCAGCTCCTGCGCAGGCGCGCGGCGCAACCTCCCATCCAGATAGGCGAGTGACGTGACTCCTCAGACAAAGACGGAGGCTCCCCAAGTCGAGGGCCGCGCCCGAATCCACGCCCGCTTCGGCTGGACGCTGCTGCTCCTCTCGCTGGTGTTCGGCACTGGCCTGGAAGGGCTGGAGGGCTTTCGCTGGGCGCCGCTGGTGGGCGACGCGTTGACGCAGCGGCTGTGGTCGCTCGCCCACTTCCACGGGGCGGCGCTGGGGCTGCTCAATCTCATCTATGTGCAGTGGGCGGATACGCAGGCGCTCGGAGCGGCGACCCTTACGCGGGCATCCCGGACGCTGTTGCTGGGCAGCGCCGCGCTGCCGCTGGGCTTCCTGCTCGGAGGCTTCGCCCATCCCGAGGGAGACCCTTCCTTCGGCATCTTCCTGGCGCCGGTGGGGGCCTTGCTCGTGCTCTACACCGTGGCCGCACAGACCGTGGCGGCGTGGCGCGGCCCTCAGGGGCGCTGATAGACGATGATCTGCGGCGTCTCGTCCAGGTAGAGCCCTGTCACGGGCGTCCGCGTGCCGAACGCCTGCCAGATGTTCATCTCGTGCTCGCGGAACTCCTGGTGGTACTGGTACGCCACGAGGTCCGCGTCGGCGGGGCTCCACACCATCCGCAGGTCCTTCCGCAGCATGCCGTTCTGCTGGTAGTGCCCGAAGGAGTGGCCCGTCACCTCGTGCAGGTACACGCGCGAGTTGGGCTTCGCGTGCTCGTTGATCCACGGCAGCACGCCCGTCACGTGGCTGGACCAGAACTGTCGCTGCATCCCTAGGGACGCCGCGCCGGGAATCCCGCCCGCCAGCTCCGAGTAGAACGCGGTGCCGTAGGGGAAGCTGCGCACCAGCCCGATGAGCGCTGGCGCCATCAGCAGCGCGAACACCGGCGCCGCCACCGCCGCGAAGGGCAGGGTGGGGCGATGGACGCGCAGGCGCTCCACCACCGCCGCGCAGCCGCGCGTCACCGCCACTCCCGCGAGGATTCCCAGGAAGGGCATGGACGGCAGCCAGTGCTTCACCCCTCCGAAGTGGGGCACCTGGGGGTGGCTGATGATGAGGATCGACGCCACCGCGTTCACCGCCACCAGCACCTCGAC containing:
- a CDS encoding cytochrome c3 family protein, giving the protein MKPVGAHLRGPYLAWGLGLALLGVVAGAALRATVAEVRTPVALADVAYTGSASCRPCHPDHYASWRRTFHRTMTQEASPTAVLGDFSGVSFTYAGVTSRFLREGEGFVIETLDGQGQLRRQAVARTVGSRRVQQYLVREDDRFIRLPVAWDIAQRRWFHLTGGFLDPDGTDFNAHRALWNANCIFCHNVKAQPGYDWERSRFDSHVAELGIACEACHGPGTEHVARNASPLRRYYLHASEKEDRSIVNPLRLDALRRIQVCGHCHGQRLPSPVSRIRQFLSEGDPYTAGEDLSTYTRPLYRESHLEGVNVALRFWKDGTPRLTAYEYQGLLLTKDFQRGGLTCQHCHTMHGGDPKGMITQAMRGPAACQSCHPAIVARAAEHSRHREGSSGTDCYACHMPKVTYGILEVHPTHRIQVPDPARAWWHEMPEACTLCHTDRSARWAEQTLREQQGRAPAEDLPTDPAFEVAESVRTLLSGDVVQRAVAASALGDERSAMTQPVARLWAVPFLVQALEDNYPSIRRMAWRSIETLVARAGEARPELTSSAARLPRFDPQASAEERARVVQAWRQWWAALDTRDIPRPDAAVPLDASLEPLPTVIEQLLRRRAAQPPIQIGE